Proteins encoded by one window of Tunturibacter psychrotolerans:
- a CDS encoding PEP-CTERM sorting domain-containing protein, translated as MKFVSLVSIACLGVASSVVKADTLTLNNGTGNPFGGSADIYPYSFQLETSSGTSTVNLMCLNYNREIVPGESWSATEENIPTGNSVMDQEYRADAILYSEILHPQAGVSTSEVQYAEWSIFDSADLIGNSLFDSTAQTLASDALNAAKNQQLINSGYFSQFTLYIPSNDTSSGPQEFIGTATTPEPSSLMLFGSGLIGMAGLLRRRLVRS; from the coding sequence ATGAAATTTGTATCACTTGTTTCAATCGCCTGTCTTGGTGTTGCTTCATCCGTGGTGAAGGCGGACACACTCACACTCAACAACGGAACGGGTAATCCGTTCGGCGGCAGCGCTGATATCTATCCGTACTCGTTTCAGCTCGAGACGTCCTCTGGCACATCGACAGTGAACCTGATGTGCCTCAACTACAACCGCGAGATTGTTCCGGGCGAGAGCTGGAGTGCCACAGAGGAGAACATCCCCACAGGCAACTCCGTGATGGATCAGGAGTATCGCGCTGATGCGATTCTCTACTCCGAGATTCTGCACCCGCAAGCTGGAGTAAGCACAAGCGAAGTTCAGTATGCCGAATGGAGCATCTTCGATTCGGCTGACCTGATTGGAAATTCGCTGTTTGATTCGACGGCGCAGACTCTGGCCAGTGATGCGTTGAATGCGGCAAAAAACCAGCAGCTGATCAACTCCGGCTACTTCAGCCAGTTCACTCTGTACATTCCTTCGAACGACACCTCTTCAGGGCCGCAGGAGTTCATCGGAACAGCGACGACTCCAGAGCCTTCGAGCCTGATGTTGTTCGGCTCGGGATTGATCGGAATGGCGGGGCTACTTCGTCGGAGATTAGTTCGTTCATAA
- a CDS encoding MFS transporter: MQPTERKAPQLSPDRATIIRTLAPAYFYFLVAGTVTVMLGPLLPQLMEHWHIQDAQAGTLFTADFVGQLCGAWIAARNLRASLVYGSILSAAGCLALLSLGFGAAHIALFCIGLGLGTGLTAGNILAGTTLPSARARLLVILNVAWGLGAIACPLLIYLTAGGGMRRFFFAITALLLTASLLSFAIPRATPSNDAPRQSELAGRRPAPTKSPWPLPLLPLLAYGAAMFFYVGVENSLGGWLPSYALRSSASLQASTIAIYFWVAELVGRLIVAALMTVLSERILYRLCLALLLVTEGLLCSIAHPSSVSVITLTIFGGFTLAPVFPLLVSFMLARTGNHKRLGPLFASASLGGAVLPWLTGLCSTYLHGLRAGLVVPAAGAALLLLLSGITTAKNLPASSDRLMS, from the coding sequence TTGCAACCAACCGAACGAAAGGCTCCCCAACTGAGCCCGGATCGCGCAACCATCATCCGCACCCTCGCTCCCGCCTACTTCTATTTTCTTGTGGCCGGCACTGTTACGGTCATGCTCGGTCCTCTACTGCCGCAGCTCATGGAGCATTGGCATATCCAGGATGCCCAGGCAGGCACCCTCTTCACGGCCGACTTCGTGGGACAACTCTGCGGCGCCTGGATCGCCGCACGCAATCTCCGCGCCAGCCTGGTCTACGGATCGATTCTCTCCGCAGCCGGATGCCTTGCACTGCTCTCACTTGGCTTCGGCGCGGCACACATCGCCCTCTTCTGCATTGGACTCGGCCTCGGCACAGGTCTTACTGCCGGTAACATCCTCGCAGGAACTACGCTTCCCTCCGCGCGAGCGCGACTCCTCGTAATACTCAACGTTGCCTGGGGTCTCGGCGCCATCGCCTGCCCTCTGTTGATCTACCTTACGGCTGGCGGTGGCATGCGTCGTTTCTTTTTTGCCATCACGGCACTTCTCCTCACAGCGTCCCTGCTTTCTTTCGCAATACCACGCGCAACCCCCTCTAACGACGCCCCCAGACAATCAGAGTTGGCTGGACGAAGACCAGCACCCACAAAATCACCGTGGCCTCTGCCGCTGTTGCCTCTGCTCGCCTATGGTGCCGCAATGTTTTTCTATGTAGGGGTCGAAAATTCGCTCGGTGGCTGGCTACCGAGCTACGCTCTTCGATCCAGCGCATCGCTCCAGGCATCTACCATCGCTATCTACTTCTGGGTAGCAGAACTGGTCGGACGCCTGATCGTAGCTGCACTCATGACCGTCCTGAGTGAGAGAATTCTGTACCGGCTCTGTCTGGCGTTGCTTCTTGTCACCGAAGGGTTGCTTTGCTCGATCGCGCATCCGTCATCAGTCAGTGTCATCACGCTCACCATCTTCGGCGGATTCACTCTCGCTCCCGTCTTTCCGCTTCTGGTTTCTTTCATGCTCGCCCGCACCGGAAACCACAAAAGACTCGGCCCGCTCTTTGCCAGCGCTTCCTTAGGAGGAGCCGTGCTGCCCTGGCTAACCGGCCTGTGCTCCACCTACCTTCACGGCCTTCGCGCCGGGCTGGTTGTTCCAGCCGCAGGCGCCGCTCTTCTTCTACTACTCTCTGGCATCACTACCGCCAAAAATCTACCCGCCTCTTCCGACAGACTCATGAGCTAA
- a CDS encoding LacI family DNA-binding transcriptional regulator has product MKELNKDSKPDTGKPVTLKTLAEYLDLSPATISIVLNDSPVAKSISLATKERVLDAAKKFEYRPNLHARMLRTRLTNTIGVIVPELSEGYFTGVMLGVEQYLLQEGFLYFTVSHLGRADLREEYQELLMSRRVDGFLLVNTELPVSVTPPVVGVSSHSKEPGVSNILLDHNFAARKALHHLHELGHRKIAFMKGQRYSLDSEARWESILSIANELGITVRPELCIYLEKNLWSPELGYQPVRELLARTRDFTAMFCFNDTAAIGAIRAIQDAGLSCPRDISVIGFDDIMVGEYFNPRLTTVRQPLHKMGWTAAQMLIKRIQFPELTYPHEVWFEPELVARESTASIQNTSQPSSRRGKG; this is encoded by the coding sequence ATGAAAGAGCTAAATAAAGACAGCAAGCCGGATACCGGCAAACCCGTGACACTGAAAACTCTGGCGGAATATCTCGACCTCTCCCCGGCGACCATCTCGATCGTTCTCAATGATTCGCCCGTTGCTAAGTCCATCTCCCTTGCAACCAAAGAACGAGTTCTGGACGCCGCCAAGAAGTTCGAGTACCGGCCCAACCTGCACGCCCGCATGCTACGCACCAGACTAACCAACACCATCGGCGTGATTGTTCCAGAGCTCAGCGAGGGCTACTTTACCGGCGTCATGCTTGGGGTCGAGCAATATCTCCTCCAGGAAGGCTTCCTTTATTTCACAGTCAGTCACTTGGGCCGTGCCGACCTCCGGGAAGAGTATCAGGAGCTCCTCATGAGCCGCCGCGTCGATGGCTTCCTGCTCGTCAACACGGAACTGCCAGTAAGCGTCACGCCACCGGTAGTAGGCGTCTCCTCCCACAGCAAGGAGCCCGGTGTCTCCAACATTCTGCTCGATCACAACTTTGCTGCACGAAAGGCTCTTCACCACCTTCACGAATTGGGCCACCGCAAGATAGCCTTCATGAAGGGCCAGCGCTACTCTCTTGACTCCGAAGCCCGCTGGGAGTCGATCCTCAGCATAGCGAACGAGCTCGGGATTACGGTTCGTCCTGAACTTTGCATCTATTTGGAGAAGAATCTCTGGTCGCCCGAGCTCGGCTACCAGCCTGTACGAGAGCTGCTCGCCCGTACACGCGACTTCACTGCGATGTTTTGCTTCAACGATACGGCCGCCATCGGCGCCATTCGCGCTATTCAAGACGCCGGGCTTAGTTGTCCTCGCGATATCTCGGTCATCGGCTTTGACGACATCATGGTGGGAGAGTACTTCAATCCACGCCTCACCACCGTACGCCAACCTCTCCACAAGATGGGTTGGACCGCCGCACAAATGCTCATCAAACGTATCCAGTTCCCGGAACTTACCTATCCGCATGAAGTCTGGTTCGAGCCCGAGTTGGTCGCGAGAGAATCGACCGCAAGCATCCAGAACACGTCTCAGCCCAGCTCACGGCGAGGCAAAGGTTGA